A part of Flavobacteriaceae bacterium GSB9 genomic DNA contains:
- a CDS encoding AraC family transcriptional regulator: MKLHFLDRSNLSNSSFATKVNEYPYFLKIWHYHPELELVVVLKSEGTCFIGDSVEKFGIGDVVLIGENLPHMWQNDEDYFKQTSKQTAKAIAIHFKQDYLGPKFFETPEMIHILELFERARFGLKFLNIDHKLISDIQGMLELEGFEKTMAFLNILNALAKHKETKRLSSQGFVNSFQASKSDTQDNVQAYIFKNFNQEISLDKAAEIANMNPSAFSRFFKRVNKKTFSKYVTEIRIGYACKLLLEKKFNISTICYESGFNNISNFNRQFKLVMNCTPSEYLEKRKDI, from the coding sequence ATGAAACTTCACTTTTTAGACCGAAGTAATCTCAGTAACAGTTCGTTTGCAACCAAAGTTAACGAGTACCCTTACTTTTTAAAAATTTGGCATTACCATCCAGAATTGGAACTGGTAGTAGTTTTAAAAAGTGAGGGTACTTGCTTTATTGGCGACAGTGTTGAAAAATTTGGTATTGGCGATGTGGTTTTGATAGGTGAAAATTTGCCGCATATGTGGCAAAATGATGAAGATTATTTTAAACAAACTTCAAAACAAACTGCTAAAGCTATCGCCATTCATTTCAAGCAAGATTACTTGGGACCAAAGTTCTTTGAAACCCCTGAGATGATTCACATTTTAGAGTTATTTGAACGTGCCCGTTTTGGACTCAAGTTTTTGAATATTGACCATAAACTCATTTCAGATATTCAAGGTATGCTGGAATTAGAAGGTTTTGAAAAAACGATGGCCTTTTTAAATATTCTTAACGCGCTTGCCAAACATAAGGAAACCAAACGCTTATCCAGCCAAGGTTTTGTAAATTCTTTCCAAGCTTCAAAAAGCGATACCCAAGACAATGTACAAGCCTATATTTTTAAAAATTTCAACCAAGAGATTTCACTCGATAAAGCTGCCGAAATAGCCAACATGAATCCTTCGGCTTTCAGCAGATTTTTTAAACGTGTAAACAAAAAAACATTTTCAAAATACGTTACAGAAATCCGAATTGGCTATGCCTGTAAATTACTTTTGGAAAAGAAATTCAATATTTCTACCATCTGCTACGAATCAGGTTTTAATAACATTTCTAACTTCAACAGACAGTTTAAACTGGTTATGAACTGTACCCCTTCAGAATACCTAGAAAAGCGCAAAGACATTTAG
- a CDS encoding glycoside hydrolase family protein — protein MKRRDFIATSLLASACSYLPFQAQSFLNFEGDNPKLSDFEKSLTPVGRALEFEDYYVWCNSPIEGPDGKIHVFFSRWPKAERMSGWTHASEIAHAVADKPEGPYEYVSTVLAPRGEGFWDATTCHNPSIHFVDGKYALFFMGNSNGKLNTQRVGLATADSLYGPWKRPDSPLLLPGKTGDWDDHCTTNPSFFKHPNGEYWLYYKSFDTEGYIHPKFKIRGNRKYGLATSESLFGPYKKYESNPVIDYHNMGNNQQCEDAYMWYENGKFKMLARDLGVYGIDVGLYIESEDGKHWSEPQIGYQQLNKYIKQPPAPKHLNRYGRAERPQILFQNGKPTYLFTASQGGTYETASSFIFKINN, from the coding sequence ATGAAAAGACGGGATTTTATTGCTACATCATTGCTGGCCTCTGCGTGTTCGTATTTACCGTTTCAAGCGCAATCGTTTTTAAACTTCGAAGGAGACAACCCGAAGCTATCCGACTTCGAAAAAAGCCTAACGCCCGTTGGCCGAGCTTTGGAATTTGAAGATTATTATGTGTGGTGCAATAGCCCTATTGAAGGTCCTGATGGAAAAATCCATGTGTTTTTTTCGAGGTGGCCAAAAGCAGAACGTATGAGCGGATGGACTCATGCTTCTGAAATTGCCCATGCCGTAGCCGATAAACCCGAAGGCCCTTACGAATATGTGAGTACCGTTTTAGCACCAAGGGGCGAAGGTTTTTGGGATGCCACCACTTGCCACAACCCAAGCATCCATTTTGTAGACGGCAAATATGCACTGTTTTTTATGGGAAACTCCAATGGAAAACTGAATACCCAACGTGTTGGTTTGGCTACTGCCGATTCCCTTTACGGTCCTTGGAAGCGCCCCGATTCCCCCTTATTGCTTCCCGGGAAAACTGGTGATTGGGACGACCATTGCACCACCAACCCATCATTTTTTAAACACCCCAATGGCGAGTATTGGCTCTATTACAAATCGTTTGACACAGAAGGATATATTCATCCAAAATTTAAAATTAGAGGCAACAGAAAGTACGGCTTGGCAACATCGGAATCACTTTTCGGTCCTTATAAAAAATACGAAAGCAACCCTGTAATTGACTACCACAACATGGGTAATAACCAACAATGCGAAGATGCTTACATGTGGTACGAAAACGGTAAATTTAAGATGCTGGCCAGAGATTTAGGCGTCTATGGGATTGATGTGGGTTTGTATATAGAGTCGGAAGACGGAAAACATTGGTCGGAACCACAAATTGGCTATCAACAACTTAATAAGTATATCAAACAGCCACCGGCACCCAAACATTTAAACCGCTACGGTCGTGCCGAAAGACCACAAATATTGTTTCAAAACGGAAAGCCAACATACCTTTTTACAGCTTCGCAAGGCGGAACATATGAAACGGCCTCAAGTTTTATTTTTAAAATCAACAATTAA
- a CDS encoding DUF4450 domain-containing protein, giving the protein MLPLKNLNIIQSIIIVLICSIGCFAQDKQGTQEQRKVHYTPKGESFVLENGTRKFNRALYGTNTGFRVETGDLPEFALYLKGMGGNLKLGISNGYESKWLSVANAISTTYNPGTMIYNIKDTMLKNGSISLQVVAHAKKEALILKVETNNLPKNIVLLWLYGGANAKKFHREGDIGADPESVFYLQSEYCINNEYSIDKTNFVLKFGSETNKQKTGNNRQIVGYFPKSSTKLVEASVDGSPIKISNRKAENHPALMGQIELGSENTFFWKIENEGQLARTSQKDIQTEFQQALEKTERLKDRVKLNTPDEYLNTLGGALAIAGDAIWESPAYLHGAVAWRMHLNAWRGAYVAHPLGWHDRAQTHFESYGNSQVLEPETGPVVLDSSRNFARQKEVLGTAMFSRGYISRRPNNNTIAHHYDMNSVFINQLLRGFQWTGDLKFMKKMWLVVKRHIAWEKRNFDADDDGLYDAYATIWASDALQYSGGGVAYSSAYNYSANLLAASIAKLLGENPEPFLKEAKLIKNAIKNHLWISDKGVFAEYKDLLGNQLLHENPGIWTIYHVLDEDIADEFQAYQALRYIDAEIPHIPVKAEGLPFDDLELISTSNWQPYTWSVNNVALAENLHTALAYWQGNRKEEAYKLWQSALIESMYLGASPGGFQQLSHYDAIRGELYRDFADPIGMAARSLVEGLFGIQPNSIDSTLYIEPGFPKKWNEAVLDIPDIKIDFQKSEKISKYSIYSKFKKKMKLQLDIDAEFDAIEFIKINGKHAVWKFDKNAIGNPKIIIESPYQKHYTIEIKWNGETLEHPKFQFDAQKNDERQFHISKAEIVQIYDPQNSFSVVNKTSKELIFKVDAENGNKTFFVQLHQGDMIWWQPIHLEVSKKEEASKFHNWDETFSEDTSFEKVDLQNIFNSKVTNIFKENYLSPRPTSPTLQLPTQGIGNWCYPYVKPEIDDSGLRKKAGQDNTILSPQNIPFETPSNENENNIAFVSMWDNFPKSISVPLSGKASHAFFMMAGSTNPMQSRFTNGEIVVNYTDGSYEVLELKNPENWWPIEQDYFIDGLAFTTGAPKPPRIYFKTGDITRTFSNFKPIKGFSDYGIEGGAGTLLDLSLNPEKNLKNMEIKAIANDVVIGLMSLTLKRD; this is encoded by the coding sequence ATGCTCCCATTAAAAAATTTAAATATTATTCAAAGTATCATAATAGTACTCATATGCTCAATAGGCTGCTTTGCTCAAGACAAACAGGGAACACAAGAACAAAGAAAAGTACATTATACTCCTAAAGGTGAAAGTTTTGTCTTAGAAAATGGCACTCGAAAATTTAACAGGGCTCTTTACGGAACAAATACAGGTTTTAGGGTTGAAACTGGTGATTTGCCCGAATTTGCACTGTACTTAAAAGGCATGGGTGGCAATTTAAAATTGGGGATATCAAACGGCTATGAAAGTAAATGGTTATCGGTTGCCAATGCCATTTCTACAACTTACAACCCTGGCACCATGATTTACAACATTAAAGATACCATGCTAAAAAATGGTTCCATTAGCCTGCAAGTAGTAGCTCATGCCAAAAAGGAAGCCTTAATTTTAAAAGTTGAAACGAATAACTTACCGAAAAACATCGTCTTATTATGGCTTTACGGTGGTGCCAATGCGAAAAAATTTCATCGCGAGGGCGATATAGGTGCCGACCCCGAATCGGTATTTTATCTTCAGTCAGAATATTGTATCAATAACGAATACAGCATCGATAAAACCAATTTTGTTTTAAAATTTGGTTCAGAAACCAATAAACAAAAAACGGGCAACAATCGTCAAATTGTGGGGTATTTTCCAAAGTCAAGCACCAAACTGGTTGAAGCTTCAGTGGATGGTTCCCCGATTAAAATATCAAACAGAAAAGCCGAAAATCATCCGGCCTTAATGGGGCAAATCGAATTGGGTTCTGAAAACACGTTTTTCTGGAAAATCGAAAACGAAGGCCAGCTTGCAAGAACCTCACAAAAAGATATTCAAACCGAATTTCAACAAGCACTTGAAAAGACTGAGCGCTTAAAAGACCGTGTAAAATTAAACACTCCTGACGAATACTTAAACACATTGGGCGGTGCGCTGGCCATTGCTGGTGATGCCATTTGGGAAAGTCCAGCCTATTTACACGGTGCAGTGGCGTGGCGCATGCACTTAAATGCTTGGCGTGGCGCCTATGTGGCGCATCCATTAGGATGGCACGATAGAGCGCAAACGCATTTTGAAAGCTATGGCAATTCGCAGGTTTTAGAGCCCGAAACGGGCCCAGTGGTTTTAGATAGTTCCAGAAATTTTGCCCGCCAAAAGGAAGTTTTGGGCACCGCTATGTTTAGTCGGGGTTATATTAGCCGACGACCAAACAACAATACCATAGCACACCATTACGACATGAACTCGGTTTTTATCAATCAATTACTTCGCGGGTTCCAGTGGACAGGCGATTTAAAATTCATGAAAAAAATGTGGCTCGTTGTAAAGCGTCATATCGCCTGGGAAAAGCGAAACTTTGATGCTGATGACGACGGACTTTACGATGCCTATGCTACCATTTGGGCTAGCGACGCCCTACAATACTCTGGTGGTGGTGTGGCTTATTCATCGGCATATAATTATTCTGCAAACCTTTTAGCTGCCAGCATTGCTAAACTTTTAGGTGAAAACCCCGAACCCTTTTTAAAAGAAGCCAAGCTCATCAAAAATGCTATTAAAAACCATTTATGGATTTCCGACAAAGGCGTTTTCGCTGAATACAAAGATTTGCTCGGAAATCAATTGTTACACGAAAACCCAGGCATTTGGACCATTTACCATGTTTTGGATGAAGATATTGCAGATGAATTTCAAGCCTACCAAGCTCTGAGATATATCGATGCCGAAATACCACACATTCCCGTAAAAGCAGAGGGTTTACCTTTTGATGATTTGGAATTGATTTCCACCAGCAATTGGCAACCCTATACTTGGTCAGTCAACAATGTGGCTTTGGCCGAAAACCTACATACCGCTTTGGCCTATTGGCAGGGCAACCGAAAAGAGGAAGCCTATAAACTATGGCAAAGTGCGTTGATTGAAAGCATGTATTTGGGAGCTTCACCTGGCGGCTTTCAGCAATTGTCGCATTACGATGCCATTCGTGGTGAACTATACCGCGATTTTGCCGACCCCATCGGTATGGCTGCACGATCGTTGGTAGAAGGCTTGTTTGGTATTCAGCCAAATTCAATTGATAGCACACTTTATATTGAGCCAGGTTTTCCAAAAAAATGGAACGAAGCCGTATTGGATATTCCCGATATTAAAATAGATTTTCAAAAATCAGAAAAAATTTCAAAATATAGTATCTATTCAAAGTTTAAGAAGAAAATGAAACTCCAACTGGACATTGATGCCGAATTTGATGCTATTGAATTTATAAAAATTAACGGGAAACATGCTGTTTGGAAATTCGATAAAAATGCTATTGGCAACCCCAAAATTATAATTGAAAGTCCATATCAAAAACATTATACCATTGAAATTAAATGGAATGGCGAAACTTTGGAACACCCTAAATTTCAATTTGATGCCCAAAAAAATGATGAAAGACAATTCCATATTTCAAAAGCAGAAATTGTTCAAATTTACGATCCACAAAATTCATTTTCAGTAGTCAACAAAACATCCAAAGAACTTATTTTTAAAGTTGATGCAGAAAACGGAAACAAAACGTTTTTTGTGCAGTTACACCAAGGTGATATGATTTGGTGGCAACCCATTCATTTAGAGGTTTCTAAAAAAGAGGAAGCTTCAAAATTTCATAATTGGGATGAAACATTTTCAGAAGACACCAGCTTTGAAAAGGTTGATTTACAAAACATTTTCAATAGTAAAGTCACCAATATTTTTAAAGAAAATTATTTAAGTCCGCGACCAACTTCCCCTACCCTTCAACTGCCCACTCAAGGCATTGGAAACTGGTGCTACCCTTACGTAAAACCAGAAATTGACGATTCTGGATTACGGAAAAAAGCGGGTCAGGATAATACGATTTTAAGTCCGCAAAATATTCCTTTTGAAACACCTTCAAATGAAAACGAAAACAATATCGCATTCGTTTCCATGTGGGATAATTTTCCAAAAAGTATTAGCGTTCCCCTTTCTGGAAAAGCCTCACATGCTTTTTTTATGATGGCTGGCAGCACTAACCCGATGCAAAGTAGGTTTACAAACGGTGAAATTGTTGTAAATTATACCGATGGCAGTTATGAGGTTCTTGAGCTAAAAAACCCAGAAAACTGGTGGCCTATCGAACAAGATTATTTTATTGACGGCTTAGCCTTCACTACTGGTGCACCAAAACCACCAAGAATATATTTTAAGACAGGTGACATCACAAGAACCTTTAGCAATTTTAAACCCATTAAAGGTTTTAGCGATTACGGTATCGAAGGTGGTGCAGGGACCCTTTTGGATTTATCGTTAAACCCTGAAAAAAACTTAAAAAACATGGAAATTAAAGCCATTGCCAACGATGTGGTGATTGGATTGATGAGCTTAACGTTAAAAAGAGACTAA
- a CDS encoding PKD domain-containing protein, protein MLYIKNLKTVFLNLPKALFFVIILTINFKIEAQETRSFKVFQFPADKIPTINGNTDDWNIVPESYTIGMDELWDDSKKQPNANPKNLDVKVKVGWVKGLNRIYFLYEAYDDYWDFSQSDLHNDTFEVVIDADQSGGPFIDRFHPNKSLNIMEAFYSYHGVHAQNYHIFTPAKNKDWTMVWGSQPWIKDLPYANAAYNYNFKPGESGKLILEFWITPFDYAGNSPDRAITSILEENKNIGLCWAIIDYDDVNKKENNGFWNLSKEHTMYGNASYLLPFKLMPIESAFTKEIDARWSFEILNIKNRIVAFNDESSGEINSWHWDFGDGTISNEQNPVHRYDEAGKYVVILEIKGPKGSSKLSKVWDVAIK, encoded by the coding sequence ATGTTATACATAAAAAATTTAAAAACAGTTTTTCTGAATCTCCCAAAAGCCCTGTTTTTTGTAATCATCTTAACAATCAATTTTAAAATTGAAGCGCAAGAAACACGAAGCTTTAAAGTATTTCAATTTCCAGCAGACAAAATTCCAACTATCAATGGTAATACAGACGATTGGAACATCGTTCCCGAAAGCTATACCATTGGAATGGATGAACTTTGGGACGATAGCAAAAAACAGCCTAATGCAAACCCAAAAAATTTGGATGTAAAAGTTAAAGTAGGTTGGGTAAAAGGGCTAAACCGTATCTATTTTTTATACGAAGCCTATGATGATTATTGGGATTTTTCGCAATCTGATTTACATAACGACACCTTTGAGGTTGTAATTGATGCCGACCAGTCTGGAGGACCATTCATAGACCGCTTTCACCCCAACAAAAGTTTGAACATTATGGAGGCCTTCTATTCATATCATGGTGTCCATGCACAAAACTATCACATTTTCACTCCTGCAAAGAACAAAGATTGGACTATGGTTTGGGGTAGTCAACCATGGATAAAGGATTTGCCGTATGCCAATGCCGCCTATAACTACAATTTTAAACCAGGTGAAAGTGGTAAGCTCATTTTAGAATTCTGGATTACACCTTTTGACTATGCAGGAAACAGTCCAGATAGAGCCATAACATCCATTTTAGAAGAAAACAAAAACATTGGCCTTTGTTGGGCTATTATTGATTACGACGATGTCAACAAAAAAGAAAACAATGGTTTTTGGAACCTTTCAAAAGAACACACCATGTACGGCAACGCATCATATTTATTGCCTTTTAAATTAATGCCCATTGAAAGCGCATTCACCAAGGAAATTGATGCCCGATGGTCATTTGAAATTCTGAACATTAAAAACAGAATAGTGGCCTTCAATGATGAATCAAGCGGTGAAATCAATTCGTGGCATTGGGATTTTGGAGACGGTACTATTTCGAACGAACAAAACCCTGTGCATCGATATGATGAAGCAGGAAAATATGTTGTGATTTTAGAAATAAAAGGCCCCAAAGGCTCTTCAAAATTGTCGAAGGTTTGGGATGTTGCCATAAAATAA
- a CDS encoding glycoside hydrolase family 28 protein, translated as MKKFKSLLFCAICLSFMACKQQMNSTPTNGQQKPDWTEKVGAKNFEIINKTYYVNDFGAFNNGTTLNTEAIQKTIDVCAKNGGGTVTFKPGDYLTGSIFIKSNIKFEVPKGVKILGSENIEDYKEIDTRIAGIEIKWPAALINVRNQNNVILDGDGIVDGQGKVFWDYYWDLRKNDYEPRGLRWIVDYDAKRPRTFLISNSKDVFMKNLNIQRAGFWTVQVLYSEYITVDGLTIKNNIGGHGPSTDGIDIDSSKWILVQNCDIDCNDDNFCLKAGRDWDGQRVNKPTEYVVIKDCIARQGAGLFTLGSETAGSIRHVYVSNIKGMGTKNGLNIKSAMNRGGTVEDIHMENIKMDSVGVFMKVGMNWNPAYSYSQLPEEFNEEDIPIHWKKMLKKVEPEKGIPTFRNITVNNIDVKGAKTAINVSGLEQSIVENVTLNNVYIEAKKAGQINYSANWSLNNVKIIAEDSSKVALKNTSKIEFPKTVYIKNNN; from the coding sequence ATGAAAAAATTCAAAAGTCTTTTATTTTGTGCTATTTGCTTAAGTTTTATGGCATGCAAACAACAAATGAACTCAACTCCAACTAACGGCCAACAAAAACCCGATTGGACAGAAAAAGTGGGCGCTAAAAACTTTGAAATTATTAACAAAACTTATTACGTAAACGATTTTGGTGCTTTTAATAACGGAACGACTTTAAATACTGAAGCAATACAAAAAACCATTGATGTTTGTGCTAAAAATGGTGGCGGAACGGTTACTTTTAAACCAGGAGACTACTTAACAGGATCCATTTTCATTAAAAGCAATATAAAATTTGAAGTGCCTAAAGGTGTGAAAATATTAGGGAGTGAAAATATTGAAGATTATAAAGAAATAGACACCCGAATTGCAGGTATCGAAATAAAATGGCCAGCAGCATTGATTAACGTGAGAAACCAGAACAATGTAATTCTTGATGGTGACGGTATAGTTGATGGGCAAGGCAAAGTATTCTGGGACTACTACTGGGATTTACGCAAAAATGATTATGAACCTCGAGGATTGCGTTGGATTGTGGATTACGATGCCAAACGCCCCAGAACCTTTTTGATTTCAAATTCTAAAGATGTATTTATGAAAAACTTAAACATTCAACGTGCTGGATTTTGGACGGTTCAAGTTTTATATTCGGAATATATTACTGTTGACGGGTTAACCATCAAGAACAACATTGGTGGCCACGGGCCAAGCACCGACGGTATTGATATCGATTCATCAAAATGGATTTTAGTTCAAAATTGCGATATAGATTGTAACGATGACAACTTCTGTTTAAAAGCTGGTCGTGATTGGGACGGTCAGCGGGTTAACAAACCAACCGAATATGTGGTTATTAAAGATTGTATTGCCCGACAAGGCGCCGGACTGTTCACTCTGGGCAGCGAAACCGCTGGGAGTATTCGTCATGTTTATGTATCGAATATTAAAGGCATGGGCACCAAGAATGGACTGAATATAAAATCAGCCATGAACAGAGGTGGAACGGTTGAAGATATTCATATGGAAAACATTAAAATGGATAGTGTTGGTGTATTTATGAAAGTAGGGATGAATTGGAACCCAGCTTACAGTTATTCCCAATTACCTGAAGAATTCAACGAAGAAGACATTCCAATTCATTGGAAAAAAATGCTCAAAAAAGTGGAACCTGAAAAAGGCATCCCCACATTTCGAAATATTACGGTCAACAACATTGATGTAAAAGGTGCAAAAACCGCTATAAACGTTAGTGGTCTAGAACAATCTATAGTTGAAAATGTTACATTGAATAATGTCTATATCGAAGCAAAAAAAGCAGGACAAATAAATTACAGTGCCAACTGGTCACTAAACAATGTAAAGATTATTGCAGAAGATAGTTCTAAGGTCGCTTTGAAAAACACTTCTAAAATTGAATTTCCTAAAACGGTCTATATCAAGAACAACAATTAA
- a CDS encoding GntR family transcriptional regulator, protein MSQSIEIKINESSRVPKYKQIVDSIVHDISKGKLKVGEKIPSINELSESCYLSRDTVEKAYKLLKEQKAIVSVKGKGYYITKTDLISKINVFFMVNKLSSYKMMIFNSFVKELGINAHVTLSVYHCEESIFIKTLERNLGAFDYYVIMPHFKSEDSNHVSTTISVKETIQKISNDRLIILDNQKIEIEGEYGAVFQDFKEDIYQALTEGLNNLKKYDKLVLVYPSKTVYPYPKRIVQGFMKFCSKNNFDFEILDEIYDDMELDSKDVYIVIEENDLVNLVRQVRKKSLIMGKDVGIISYNDTPLKDLLGINVVSTHFKAMGETAAYLVLNNKKEKVKNVFEYIERNSV, encoded by the coding sequence ATGTCTCAATCAATTGAAATTAAAATCAATGAGTCATCACGTGTCCCAAAGTATAAGCAAATTGTAGATTCTATAGTACATGATATATCTAAGGGAAAATTAAAAGTTGGCGAAAAAATACCTTCAATAAACGAATTAAGCGAGTCTTGCTACTTATCGAGAGATACTGTAGAAAAGGCTTATAAATTGCTTAAAGAGCAGAAAGCCATCGTTTCGGTTAAGGGTAAAGGCTATTATATAACCAAAACAGATTTAATATCGAAAATAAATGTTTTTTTTATGGTTAATAAGCTTAGCTCATACAAAATGATGATTTTCAATTCTTTTGTAAAAGAACTGGGTATTAACGCTCACGTCACATTATCGGTTTATCACTGCGAAGAATCTATTTTTATTAAAACCTTGGAAAGAAACCTAGGTGCTTTTGATTATTATGTGATAATGCCCCATTTTAAGTCTGAAGATTCCAATCATGTCAGTACAACCATAAGCGTAAAAGAAACAATTCAAAAAATATCGAACGATAGGTTGATAATTTTGGATAACCAAAAGATAGAAATTGAAGGCGAATATGGTGCGGTTTTTCAGGATTTTAAGGAGGACATCTATCAAGCTTTAACCGAAGGCTTGAATAATCTCAAAAAATACGACAAGCTTGTTTTAGTTTATCCATCAAAAACAGTTTACCCATATCCCAAGAGAATTGTACAGGGATTTATGAAGTTTTGCTCGAAAAATAATTTTGATTTTGAGATTTTAGATGAGATTTATGACGATATGGAGCTAGATAGTAAAGATGTATACATTGTAATTGAAGAGAACGATCTAGTTAACTTGGTAAGGCAGGTACGGAAGAAAAGTTTGATAATGGGAAAAGATGTAGGAATCATCTCTTATAACGACACGCCATTAAAGGACCTTTTGGGAATTAACGTTGTAAGTACGCACTTTAAGGCTATGGGTGAAACAGCTGCTTATTTAGTGCTTAACAACAAAAAGGAAAAAGTAAAAAATGTATTTGAATACATAGAACGCAATTCAGTTTAA